From the Cohaesibacter sp. ES.047 genome, the window AGCCGCGCGCAGGTTTTTCTTATATGTCGGCTTTGGTCCGTAATTTCAAGCGCTGGCAACAGGCATTGAAGCCACCGAACCTACCAGAGCTCAAATGCTGACTCCAGATGCTGCCAGACGGGCACCGGGCTCTTCCCTCTGGCAAAGGCCATGACATCAAAGCGATACGTTTCGATGTCATCCAGTGCGTGGTTGGCCAGAAAATGGTTGGCAGCGGCAATGATACGGCCCTGATTGCGCGGCGTGATGGAATGGAGCGCATCGTCAATGCTGGCACGATATTTCACTTCCAGAAAGACCAGCAGATCTTCCTTCTGGCAAATCAGATCGATTTCGCCCCCTTGCGCCTTGTAGCGCCGCTCGATGATCGCGAACCCCATGGTGGCCATGATCCAGCCTGCCCAGCGTTCGGCGCGCACACCGCGATCATAGCTGCGGGCCCGCTGTCGCTGTTTGGGATCTTTTGGAGCGCGTTCGCCGACCATTGGATCAATCACCCTGACTACTCTTCTGGCCGCTCTTCTGGCCGCGTTGGTCTTTGAGGGTTTGGGCGAGCTTGTAAATCTCGTTCTTCTTGGCCCCGATCTTTTCGGCGATGTCTGCCGACAACTGCTTGATGTGTTTGCCTTCATTTAGCCCTGCAAGGATCAGCGCCTCTACATCCTCAGCCTCTGCCTGTTTCTTTTCTGCCGGGCCAAGCAGGATCACCGCTTCCCCCTTGGGGGCGTCAACATCCTGGTAATGTGCGGCGAGATCAGCGAGGGTGCCGCGATGAAAGCTCTCGAATTTCTTTGTCAGCTCCCGCGCCATGACAGCGTCTCGCTCTCCCCCCAAGGCAGAGGCCATCGCAGGCAGCACATCCTTGAGGCGGCGCGGACTTTCATAGAAGACCAGCGTGCCGGGAATGGGCACCAGATCAGCAAGCTTGCGATCGCGCGCTCCGGCTTTTTGCGGCAGAAACCCGGCAAAATGGATCTGATCTGTCGGCAGGCCGGAGCCGACAAGCGCCGACAGCATGGCCGATGCACCGGGGATTGGCACGATGTCATGCCCAGCAGCCAGCATATCCTCCACCAGCTTGTAGCCGGGGTCAGACAGCAAGGGCGTTCCCGCGTCCGAGATCAGCGCGACGGCCTTGCCTTCAGAGAGCAGTTGCAACAGATAGGGGCGCTGTCTGTCTGCATTGTGCTCGTGATAGGTGACCAATCGGGTTCTGATGTCGAAATGCGTCAGAAGCTTGCGCGAAACGCGCGTATCCTCGCAGGCAATCACATCCGCGGCGGCAAGGGTTTCGAGCGCGCGGATCGTGATGTCCCTGAGGTTGCCGATAGGGGTCGCAACGACATAGAGCGCAGGCGCCAACCGCGGCGCGGATGCCTTGTTGCCAAGCAGCACAAAATCACTGCCGCCCTCGCCGTCCCGGGCCTCATTCTCTTGCGCGAGAGCCTCTTGGGTGATGTCCTCTTCGCTCTCTGGATTGCTGCTCATGTGCCTGCCAATGTTTATGCTTTGCGCCGATTCGGCGGCAGTGGAGGGTGATTCACCATATTCCAGTGGAGATCGAGGCCGGTCTGGCACGCATTGTGCAGTTTCTTTGCTATACGCGACAAATTCGCCACAGTTCCGCCGAATCGTGGCCTCAACCTGTCGGTCAATCCCAACATGCTTGTTTTGGCAGGTTATTTCTGACAAATCAAACGAACAAATGTGTGTTGCCTTGCTCCGTTTCACCCAGTCTGCTCGATCAGGTCCCACCTTCTTTGACCCACGGGGCAATTTCGCGGCTTTGGGACCAACAGCACACCAGACTTCAAACATTCGGTCTGAATCTGGAGGCCAGTTTTGATGCGAATTCTTCAGCAGTCCCCTGACAAGCAGTCCTTCCTGCCCGCGAGCCTCAAACGGATAGCGGGTGTCGCACTTGTCGGCGCAACTGCTTTGTTGGCAGCCTGTCAGCCGGTGACCCTGTCCGGTCCCGGCTTTTCATCCAACAACAATTTCAACAACACGGTGAATGTCGCCGAGCCGACGGGCGAAGTGCTTGGCACGGGCAGCGTTCGCGTGGCCTTGCTCGCCCCGATCGGGGCCGAAGGCGTGTTCGGGCAGACCGGCACTGCGCTCCGCAACGCCGCAGCTATGGCTTTGCAGGATTACAGTTCTGCTGATCTGCAAGTGATCGTCAAGGATGTCGGCCGTGGTCCCGGTGCCGCCTCGCAACAGGCCGGACGCGCCTTGCAGGAAGGGGCGCAGCTTGTGATCGGGCCGCTCAGATCGAGCGCCGTCAAACAGGCCGGACAGGTGCTCAAGCCAGCTGGTGTGCCGATGATCGCCTTCACCACCGATACCGGTGCTGCCGCGCGCGGCGTTTATCTGATCAACTTCACGCCCGAGAATGATGTCGAGCGCATCTTGTCTTATGCATCCTCGCGCAACAAGCGCAGCATTGCGGCGATCCTTCCCAGCACGCCTTATGGCAATGTGGTCGAAGCAGCCTTGCGGCAGTATGCCGCCCATTTCGGGATTCGCATCGTCACCATCGAGAAATACAAATCCGGCAATTCGCCTGATCCGTTTGGCCTGCAGACCGCTGCCGAGCAGATCGGTCAGGTCAAGAACCAGATCGACAGTGTGTTCATCCCCGAAGCCGCTGCCGCCGCGCCCGCAGCCCAATTGCTGGCCGGTCAGGGCATTCGCAGTGGCGACGTGATGTTCCTTGGCTCCAGCCAATGGGACAATCCCTCGACCTTCAAGGAGCCGATGCTGCGCTCTGCTGTCTATCCGGCACCGCCACGCTCCTTGCGCAATCTTGACGGTCGGACCATCGGCTTTGATACCTTCGCATCGCGCTATGCGAGCCAGTTCGGACAACAGCCGCCGCGTGTGGCTTCGCTGGCCTATGATTCGGTCATTCTGGCCGCTGCACTCGTAGCGCAAGCGGGTGAGCGTCGTTTTGCTCACGAAACGCTCACCGATCCGCAAGGCTTTATCGGCTTTGGCGATGGATATTTCCGCTTCCGTGCCGACGGCACATCCCAGCGCAGTCTGGCTGTAATGGAAATCTCGAAAGGCTCGGCGCGGATCATCGACGATGCGCCGATGTCGGCAAGCGGCCTTCCTAGATAGGCCACCGAACGCCCATTCCAATGAAAAGGGAGCCTTCAAGGCTCCCTTTTTTTGTTTCAACTTTTGCAGAGTGGTGTTCAACCCGCCAGTTCAGCCACCAGTGCATTGAGCAGAAGGAAGCCCTTGCGGGTGGCGCGAATGCGCCTTGGTTCGATGCGATCCAGAAGCCCCTCGGACACAAGATCATCGATGCGCCTATCGCTAATGCTGCGCCCGGCCATGGCGGCATAGCGATCAAGGTTGATCCCCTCTTTCACCCTCAAGCCCATGATGAGGCATTCATCCCCTTGCTGTTCAAGGGTGAGGATATCCTCATCGAGCGCGCCTGTTCCCCTCTCTTCGACCCGCTTGAGCCAGCTTTCGGGATGGCGTTCATTGGCAGTCGCAATGCGTCCATTGGGCAGGGTGAGCCGTCCATGCGCCCCTGCGCCAGCGCCGACATAGTCTCCATAACGCCAATAGGTGAGATTGTGGCGGCTTTCAAAGCCGGGGCGGGCATGGTTGGAAATCTCATAGGCAGGCATACCGTGGCGCTCCAGCGCCTCGTGGGTCATCTCGTAAAGCGCAACGGACGTGTCCTCGTCCGGCAGCTCGAACTTGCCGTTGCGATAAAGGGCAAAAAAGGGCGTGTCCTGCTCGATGGTCAATTGATAGAGCGAGAGATGATCAGCGGCCAGCGCCACGGCTTCATTCAGCTCTTTGGCCCAGAGTTCCGGCGTCTGGTGCGGGCGGGCATAAATGAGATCAAAGGACATGCGCGGGAAGTGCTTTTGCGCCAGAAGGATCGCCGCCTTTGCTTCTTCGGCGCTGTGCAGACGCCCGAGGAATTTCAGTTGGTCATCATAAAGGGACTGAACCCCTAGCGAGACCCGGTTGACCCCTGCCAGCGCATAGCCCTTGAAGTGGTCCGCTTCAACAGACGTGGGATTGGCCTCAAGGGTGATTTCCGCATCGGGCGCGACATCCCAAAGATCGGCAATTTCATCGAGAAGGCTTGCCACGACAGACGGCTGCATCAGGGACGGCGTACCGCCACCGAAGAAGACCGAGGTCACTGGCTGGGCCACGCCGGCACCCTTGATGCGGGCTGCATAATGGCGCAACTCGGAGATCATTGCGCGGCCGAACTGATCCTGATCGACCGGCTTGTGGCGCACATGGCTGTTGAAGTCGCAATAGGGGCATTTGGCAAGGCAAAAGGGCCAATGAAGATAAATGCCGAAGCCGGGATTGTCCGGCCCCGGCATGTTTGACTGGCCCTGTGCCATTGGCGCCTTATCCTTCAAGACAGGCATCCGCAAACAGCTTGAAGGCGCGGGAGCGGTGGCTGAGACCATCCTTGCCGCCCGGCTTCCAGCCGTGTTTTTGATCGGAGGTCATTTCACCAAAGGTGATGTCATGGCCTTCGGGCAGGAACATGGGATCATAGCCAAAGCCCTTGTCTCCGCGTGGCGGCCAGACCGCCGTGCCCTTTACTTCGCCGCGGAAAAACTGCGTTTCCCCGTCCGGCCACGCAAGGCAGAGGACGGCAACAAAGTGGCAGGAGCGATCCTCAGGAGCGGTCGCGCCTTTCTGTTGCAGTTTTTCCTCGACATTGCGCATGGCCATCGCGAAGTCCTTGTCCGGACCGGCCCAGCGAGCCGAATAGATACCCGGATCGCCATCAAGCGCGTCAACCGCAAAGCCCGAATCATCCGCCAGAGCCGGAAGGCCGGTGGCCTTTGCCGATGCCAGCGCCTTTAGCTCCGCATTGGCTTCAAAGGTGGTGCCGGTCTCTTCGGGCTCTTCCAGATTGAGCTCGGAGGCGGTTTTGACCCTGAGGCCATAATGGGCCAGAAGCTCGCGAATTTCGCGGATCTTGCCCTGATTGTGGCTGGCGACAACAAGAGGGGTCTCTGCGGTCAGCTTGTTTGGCATGTGAGCTTCCTATTTGGCTTCGTCAGGGGCGGTCTGCACTTCGAGCAATTCGCCAATGCCCTTTTTGGCAAGGCGCATCAGCTCCATCAGTTCTTCCTCGGAGAAGGGCTCGCCTTCTGCGGTGCCCTGAATCTCGACGATACCGCCACTGCCAGTCATAACGAAATTGGCGTCGGTTTCGGCGTCGGAATCTTCCAGGTAGTCAAGATCGAGCACCGGGGTGCCATTGTAGATACCGCAGGAAATGGCTGCGACCTGATCTTTCAGAACCTTCTTGTTCGCTTCAATCATGCCGCGGGCGCGCATCCATTCGATGCAATCGTTGAGCGCGACCCATGCGCCGGTGATGGATGCTGTGCGCGTGCCGCCATCGGCCTGAATGACATCACAGTCAACGGTGATCTGGCGCTCGCCCAAAGCGCCCAGATCGACAACAGCCCGCAAGGACCGGCCGATGAGACGCTGGATTTCCTGTGTGCGGCCCGACTGTTTGCCTGCCTGCGACTCGCGGCGCATACGGTCGCCAGTGGCGCGGGGCAGCATGCCATATTCGGCCGTGACCCAGCCCCGATTCTGACCACGCAGCCAGGGCGGGATGCGCTCTTCAAGGCTTGCAATGCAAAGAACATGGGTATCACCAGCCTTGATCAGACAGGAGCCCTCCGCATGTTTGGAGACATTGCGGGTGATCGTCACCTGGCGCTTCTCATCTGGATTTCGCTTGGATGGGCGCATATGGGTTCTCCTGCCTTCCATTTTTGACCAACTGGACCATATAGTATTGCGGGGAGCATCGCCGCCTATCGTCGCTGCCGTCCAGTTGGGATGGGCAGAACAGGCATGCAAGCTCCCGTGTCTGGGCTGTTTTAGAAATGCTTGCAGCTCAAAGCAAGGTGTGGCTTGCGGCATTTGCAGTTTTTGAGGCATAACAGGTTGCTTGACCGCCAAGCAAGCGGGTTGTTGCCCTCATCAACCCAGTTTGTCATTGCGGCATCGGAAATAGGTGACATGATCGATTTCGAACGCTTCAACCAGATCTCCCCCCTGACCGGTATGGACGACCGGCTGAAGGATATTTTTCGCACCATCGTCGAATCCTATCTGGAAACCGGTGATCCCGTCGGGTCACGCAACATTTCCAAGGCCCTGCCGATCTCCCTGTCGCCCGCCTCGGTGCGCAATGTCATGTCCGATCTGGAGCAACTGGGCCTTGTCTATTCGCCCCACACCAGTGCCGGACGCCTGCCCACCGAGTTGGGCTTGCGCTTCTTTGTCGATGCGATGATGGAATTCGGTGATCTGTCCAACGACGAACGCCGCATTATCGAACGTCAGATGGCCTCATCCCATGCCCCCGAAGCCGGGGTGGAAAATCTGTTGACCAAGGCAAGCCAGATGCTCTCTGGCATGTCGTCGGGAGCGGGGCTGGTGCTCAGCTCAAAGCAGGACAAACGCCTCAAGCATGTGGAATTCGTGCGACTGGAAACCACCAAGGCCTTGGTGATTCTGGTCGATGAGGATGATCGGGTGGAAAACCGTCTGATCGATCTACCCTCCGGTCTGCCCGCATCGGCTCTCACCGAAGCGAGCAATTTTCTCAATGCCCATATCCGGGGCAAGACCCTGTTGGCAGCACAGGAAGAGGTTGAGGCCCACAGGCATGATCTGCAAGCCGAGCTTGATGATCTCAGCGCCAAACTGGTGGAAGCCGGCCTTGCCACATGGGCGGGCGCATCGAACGATCAGCCCCAGAGCCTGATTGTGCGGGGCCGTTCCAAACTGTTGGAAAATGTCACCGCGCGGGAAGATCTGGAACGCATCCGGCACCTGTTTGACGATCTTGAATCGAAGAAGGATCTGATCCAGCTGCTGCAACTGGCTGACGAGGGTGACGGGGTCCGCATCTACATCGGGTCCGAAAACAAGCTCTTCTCCTTGTCCGGGTCGTCTGTTATCGTCTCCCCCTATCGCGACAGTGATCGCAACATCGT encodes:
- a CDS encoding penicillin-binding protein activator produces the protein MRILQQSPDKQSFLPASLKRIAGVALVGATALLAACQPVTLSGPGFSSNNNFNNTVNVAEPTGEVLGTGSVRVALLAPIGAEGVFGQTGTALRNAAAMALQDYSSADLQVIVKDVGRGPGAASQQAGRALQEGAQLVIGPLRSSAVKQAGQVLKPAGVPMIAFTTDTGAAARGVYLINFTPENDVERILSYASSRNKRSIAAILPSTPYGNVVEAALRQYAAHFGIRIVTIEKYKSGNSPDPFGLQTAAEQIGQVKNQIDSVFIPEAAAAAPAAQLLAGQGIRSGDVMFLGSSQWDNPSTFKEPMLRSAVYPAPPRSLRNLDGRTIGFDTFASRYASQFGQQPPRVASLAYDSVILAAALVAQAGERRFAHETLTDPQGFIGFGDGYFRFRADGTSQRSLAVMEISKGSARIIDDAPMSASGLPR
- the rph gene encoding ribonuclease PH, with the protein product MRPSKRNPDEKRQVTITRNVSKHAEGSCLIKAGDTHVLCIASLEERIPPWLRGQNRGWVTAEYGMLPRATGDRMRRESQAGKQSGRTQEIQRLIGRSLRAVVDLGALGERQITVDCDVIQADGGTRTASITGAWVALNDCIEWMRARGMIEANKKVLKDQVAAISCGIYNGTPVLDLDYLEDSDAETDANFVMTGSGGIVEIQGTAEGEPFSEEELMELMRLAKKGIGELLEVQTAPDEAK
- the hemW gene encoding radical SAM family heme chaperone HemW, whose protein sequence is MAQGQSNMPGPDNPGFGIYLHWPFCLAKCPYCDFNSHVRHKPVDQDQFGRAMISELRHYAARIKGAGVAQPVTSVFFGGGTPSLMQPSVVASLLDEIADLWDVAPDAEITLEANPTSVEADHFKGYALAGVNRVSLGVQSLYDDQLKFLGRLHSAEEAKAAILLAQKHFPRMSFDLIYARPHQTPELWAKELNEAVALAADHLSLYQLTIEQDTPFFALYRNGKFELPDEDTSVALYEMTHEALERHGMPAYEISNHARPGFESRHNLTYWRYGDYVGAGAGAHGRLTLPNGRIATANERHPESWLKRVEERGTGALDEDILTLEQQGDECLIMGLRVKEGINLDRYAAMAGRSISDRRIDDLVSEGLLDRIEPRRIRATRKGFLLLNALVAELAG
- the hrcA gene encoding heat-inducible transcriptional repressor HrcA — protein: MIDFERFNQISPLTGMDDRLKDIFRTIVESYLETGDPVGSRNISKALPISLSPASVRNVMSDLEQLGLVYSPHTSAGRLPTELGLRFFVDAMMEFGDLSNDERRIIERQMASSHAPEAGVENLLTKASQMLSGMSSGAGLVLSSKQDKRLKHVEFVRLETTKALVILVDEDDRVENRLIDLPSGLPASALTEASNFLNAHIRGKTLLAAQEEVEAHRHDLQAELDDLSAKLVEAGLATWAGASNDQPQSLIVRGRSKLLENVTAREDLERIRHLFDDLESKKDLIQLLQLADEGDGVRIYIGSENKLFSLSGSSVIVSPYRDSDRNIVGILGVIGPTRLNYARIVPMVDYTARVLSSMLSDPS
- a CDS encoding YraN family protein, with the translated sequence MIDPMVGERAPKDPKQRQRARSYDRGVRAERWAGWIMATMGFAIIERRYKAQGGEIDLICQKEDLLVFLEVKYRASIDDALHSITPRNQGRIIAAANHFLANHALDDIETYRFDVMAFARGKSPVPVWQHLESAFELW
- the rdgB gene encoding RdgB/HAM1 family non-canonical purine NTP pyrophosphatase, with protein sequence MPNKLTAETPLVVASHNQGKIREIRELLAHYGLRVKTASELNLEEPEETGTTFEANAELKALASAKATGLPALADDSGFAVDALDGDPGIYSARWAGPDKDFAMAMRNVEEKLQQKGATAPEDRSCHFVAVLCLAWPDGETQFFRGEVKGTAVWPPRGDKGFGYDPMFLPEGHDITFGEMTSDQKHGWKPGGKDGLSHRSRAFKLFADACLEG
- the rsmI gene encoding 16S rRNA (cytidine(1402)-2'-O)-methyltransferase, with amino-acid sequence MSSNPESEEDITQEALAQENEARDGEGGSDFVLLGNKASAPRLAPALYVVATPIGNLRDITIRALETLAAADVIACEDTRVSRKLLTHFDIRTRLVTYHEHNADRQRPYLLQLLSEGKAVALISDAGTPLLSDPGYKLVEDMLAAGHDIVPIPGASAMLSALVGSGLPTDQIHFAGFLPQKAGARDRKLADLVPIPGTLVFYESPRRLKDVLPAMASALGGERDAVMARELTKKFESFHRGTLADLAAHYQDVDAPKGEAVILLGPAEKKQAEAEDVEALILAGLNEGKHIKQLSADIAEKIGAKKNEIYKLAQTLKDQRGQKSGQKSSQGD